From the Meriones unguiculatus strain TT.TT164.6M chromosome 12, Bangor_MerUng_6.1, whole genome shotgun sequence genome, one window contains:
- the Zyg11a gene encoding protein zyg-11 homolog A, producing the protein MVHLMHRLLWPRCLALPDAQEDELGRCVVQEEASPYSLFDICLDVLIADLEKWCSKGPDGTLCFPESWCFPQEIADKFLERLAWQGKLSDRTASIFQGKQMNLKVVKIRKAKLSAAAFTKAFCHHKLVEVDATSVDSELLATDIIHALQSSSWIQKNLRCLLLDSASVPPNSRLLALAQFTGIHTLSVANMSFGSEDLVSVSQFPNLQSLDISNTLVTDISPLLACKNRLRSLTMHYVKYLLMSSSKVIAVLRQLKCLLHLDISDHRQLRSDLAFCLLQQKDILPNLVSLDISGATDISDKAVESFLQQRPGMQFVGLLSTDAGYSDFFKTKQGLKVAGGANMSQISEALSRYRNRSCFVKEALYRLFSETLSLRVILPATLKLVAIGMRNHPLDLPVQFTASACALNLTHQDLARGMPVRLLSEVTSLLFTAMKNFPYYQQLQKNCLLALTSSRILVDVPFDRFNAAKLVMKWLCRRDNPKMQTMAVSITSILALKLSPKDTEQLQEELHMAIKELLAIVTQKTTENADDIPFLFTLKALWNLTDECPVACKHFLENDGLAVVTQALETFSDPGTQGKILGILNNVAEVGALSPTLLTEDLTAHIVSLLHSGNIEVSFFAAGVIAHLTCDRQPWLSRDLQRTQLLQELHKTMQNWPSSQCKMSALVTYRSFKTFSPLLGNFSQPEVQLWALWAMHHVCSKDPSKYCKLLMEDGGLQLMHDIQEHGQTSAQVRQMAASILEDFRMHFTGYQRHPQPQRPF; encoded by the exons ATGGTCCACTTGATGCACCGGTTGCTGTGGCCGCGGTGCCTCGCCCTGCCTGACGCCCAGGAGGATGAGCTGGGCCGCTGCGTGGTGCAG GAGGAGGCATCACCCTACTCTTTGTTCGACATCTGCCTGGACGTCTTGATCGCTGACTTGGAGAAGTGGTGTTCTAAAGGACCTGATGGGACATTGTGTTTTCCAGAGAGTTGGTGCTTCCCTCAGGAAATAGCTGATAAATTCCTCGAGAGGTTGGCTTGGCAAG GCAAGCTGAGTGACAGAACAGCAAGCATCTTCCAAGGCAAACAGATGAATCTGAAGGTGGTAAAAATCCGGAAAGCTAAGCTCTCCGCAGCAGCCTTCACAAAAGCCTTCTGCCATCACAAGCTTGTGGAAGTGGATGCCACCTCCGTGGACTCCGAGCTTCTGGCCACTGACATCATCCACGCTCTCCAGAGCAGCTCCTGGATCCAGAAAAACCTTCGCTGTCTTCTGTTAGACTCAGCCAGCGTCCCTCCGAACTCAAGACTGCTGGCCTTGGCTCAGTTCACCGGCATTCACACTTTAAGTGTTGCCAACATGTCCTTTGGGAGTGAAGACCTCGTTAGTGTGTCTCAGTTCCCAAACCTGCAAAGCTTGGATATCTCCAACACTCTGGTCACCGACATCTCTCCCCTCCTCGCCTGTAAGAACCGGCTCAGGTCCCTCACCATGCACTACGTGAAGTACCTGCTCATGAGCAGCTCCAAAGTCATTGCCGTCCTCAGACAACTGAAATGCCTGCTCCACCTTGATATTTCtgaccataggcagctcaggtCAGACCTCGCTTTTTGTCTGCTGCAGCAGAAGGATATCCTGCCCAACCTCGTGTCCCTGGATATTTCGGGGGCCACCGACATCTCCGACAAAGCTGTGGAATCCTTTCTGCAGCAGCGGCCTGGGATGCAGTTTGTGGGGCTCTTGTCCACAGACGCTGGTTATTCTGATTTCTTCAAAACAAAGCAAGGCTTGAAG GTTGCTGGAGGAGCCAACATGAGTCAGATCTCTGAAGCGCTGAGCCGGTACAGGAACAGGTCGTGTTTTGTGAAGGAGGCTCTCTACAGGCTCTTCTCGGAGACGCTCTCACTTCGTGTCATCCTGCCTGCCACTCTAAAG CTTGTGGCTATAGGAATGAGGAACCACCCTTTGGATCTGCCTGTGCAGTTCACAGCCAGTGCTTGTGCCCTCAACCTCACACACCAGGACCTGGCCAGGGGAATGCCTGTTCGCCTGCTGTCAGAAGTCACCTCACTActtttcacagcaatgaaaaatttCCCCTACTACCAACAG TTACAGAAGAATTGCCTTCTTGCCTTGACCAGCTCCAGGATCCTCGTGGATGTTCCATTTGACAG GTTTAATGCTGCCAAGCTTGTCATGAAGTGGCTGTGCAGGCGTGATAACCCCAAGATGCAAACAATGGCAGTGAGCATCACCTCCATCCTTGCCCTGAAG CTCTCGCCCAAGGATACTGAACAGCTGCAGGAAGAGCTCCATATGGCAATCAAG GAACTTCTGGCAATAGTCACACAGAAGACGACGGAGAATGCAGATGACATTCCCTTCTTGTTTACTCTGAAAGCACTATGGAATCTTACCGACGAGTGTCCCGTGGCTTGCAAGCACTTCCTTGAGAATGACGGATTGGCAGTCGTCACCCAGGCTTTagag ACATTCTCGGACCCTGGCACGCAAGGCAAAATACTTGGTATTTTG AACAACGTGGCGGAAGTCGGAGCGCTCTCTCCCACACTGCTGACAGAAGATTTGACGGCCCACATCGTCAGTTTGCTCCACAGCGGCAACATAGAAGTGAGCTTCTTTGCTGCCGGTGTCATAGCCCATCTGACGTGTGACagacagccctggctatcccgtGACCTGCAAAGGACCCAGCTTCTCCAGGAGTTG CACAAAACCATGCAGAATTGGCCAAGTTCACAGTGTAAGATGTCAGCATTGGTGACCTACAG ATCTTTCAAAACATTTTCTCCACTCCTTGGCAACTTCTCTCAGCCAGAAGTGCAGCTCTGGGCACTGTGGGCCATGCATCATGTCTGCAGTAAAGATC